From a region of the Candidatus Sulfotelmatobacter sp. genome:
- a CDS encoding AMP-binding protein → MPTTRPRANEEHQMTQSSYAHGASPVPLIGQTIGDNLDRVAGRFPSRDAVVSVHQNKRLSYAQLAAETDRLAKAFVSAGVAHGERVGIWSPNSLEWVLVQYATAKIGAILVNVNPAYRLHELEYALRQSGISTLVTLDRYKTSEYLAMVREVRPNLPALREVVVLGEEPPRSDEVAWDAYLARAVECDDATLAERKARCQFDEAINIQYTSGTTGFPKGATLSHHNILNNGYFIGEGCRYTELDRVCIPVPFYHCFGMVLGNLACTTHGAAIVIPNWTFDPDLTLRAVETERCTSLYGVPTMFIAELAMPNFADFDLSSLRTGIMAGSPCPVEVMKRVQAEMHMPEVTICYGMTETSPVSTQTLTDDPVEKRTGTVGRVHPHVEVKIVDADGEIVPRGTPGELCTRGYVVMLGYWENPEATAGAIDAARYMHTGDIASMDEDGYVNISGRIKDMVIRGGENVYPREIEEFLYAHPAVKDVQVIGVPDEKFGEELCAWVVLRDGAQAGEDEIRDYCRGKIAHYKIPRYVLFVEGWPMTVSGKVQKYKMREESIRLLGLEGAAKIVTA, encoded by the coding sequence ATGCCGACCACGCGACCGCGAGCCAACGAGGAGCACCAGATGACGCAGTCGAGCTATGCGCACGGGGCCAGCCCGGTGCCGCTGATCGGGCAGACGATCGGCGACAACCTCGATCGCGTCGCGGGGCGATTTCCGTCCCGGGATGCCGTCGTCTCCGTCCACCAGAACAAGCGGCTGAGCTACGCGCAGCTCGCCGCCGAGACCGACCGGCTGGCCAAGGCCTTCGTCTCGGCCGGCGTCGCCCACGGCGAGCGGGTCGGTATCTGGTCGCCCAACTCGCTGGAGTGGGTGCTGGTGCAATACGCGACCGCGAAGATCGGCGCGATCCTGGTCAACGTCAACCCGGCGTACCGCCTCCACGAGCTCGAGTACGCGTTGCGCCAAAGCGGGATCTCCACGCTGGTGACGCTCGACCGGTACAAGACCAGCGAATATCTCGCCATGGTGCGCGAGGTGCGTCCCAACCTGCCGGCGTTGCGCGAGGTGGTGGTGCTGGGCGAAGAGCCGCCGCGGTCCGACGAGGTCGCGTGGGACGCCTATCTCGCGCGCGCCGTCGAGTGCGACGACGCGACGCTGGCGGAGCGCAAGGCGCGCTGCCAATTCGACGAGGCGATCAATATCCAATACACCTCGGGGACCACCGGCTTCCCCAAGGGCGCGACGCTCTCGCACCACAACATCCTCAACAACGGCTACTTCATCGGCGAGGGCTGCCGCTACACCGAGCTCGACCGGGTTTGCATCCCGGTCCCGTTCTATCATTGCTTCGGGATGGTGCTCGGCAACCTCGCCTGCACGACGCACGGCGCGGCGATCGTCATCCCCAACTGGACGTTCGATCCGGACCTGACGCTACGCGCGGTCGAGACGGAGCGCTGCACGTCGCTGTACGGCGTACCGACGATGTTCATCGCCGAGCTCGCGATGCCGAACTTCGCCGACTTCGACCTCTCCTCGCTGCGCACCGGGATCATGGCCGGCAGCCCGTGCCCGGTCGAGGTGATGAAGCGGGTGCAAGCCGAGATGCACATGCCCGAGGTGACGATCTGCTACGGGATGACCGAGACCTCGCCGGTCTCGACGCAGACGCTGACCGACGATCCGGTCGAGAAGCGCACCGGAACCGTCGGGCGGGTGCACCCGCACGTCGAGGTCAAGATCGTCGACGCGGACGGAGAGATCGTCCCGCGCGGAACGCCGGGCGAGCTGTGCACGCGCGGCTACGTCGTCATGCTCGGCTACTGGGAAAACCCCGAGGCGACCGCCGGCGCGATCGACGCCGCGCGCTACATGCACACCGGCGACATCGCGTCGATGGACGAGGACGGCTACGTCAACATCAGCGGCCGCATCAAGGACATGGTCATCCGCGGCGGCGAGAACGTCTACCCGCGCGAGATCGAAGAGTTCTTGTACGCGCACCCGGCCGTCAAAGACGTCCAAGTCATCGGCGTGCCCGACGAGAAGTTCGGCGAGGAGCTGTGCGCGTGGGTCGTTCTGCGCGACGGCGCGCAGGCCGGCGAGGACGAGATCCGCGACTACTGCCGCGGCAAGATCGCGCACTACAAGATTCCGCGCTACGTGCTGTTCGTCGAGGGTTGGCCGATGACCGTGAGCGGCAAGGTGCAGAAGTACAAGATGCGCGAGGAGTCGATCCGTTTGCTGGGCCTGGAGGGCGCGGCGAAGATCGTCACCGCCTAA
- a CDS encoding amidohydrolase: MTSLVIPHDDLVAVRRRLHAAPELSMVEHDTAAFVADALRALALDEVRTGIGVTGVLGTLRGGKPGPVTLLRADMDALPITELNEVPYRSERPGVMHACGHDGHVSILLAAARTLAERRAEVPGTLVFCFQPGEEGHAGAKKMIADGALEHPHVDRTFALHLYSGLDVGKIGVRDGAFFASADEFDLTIRGKGGHGAMPQLAVDPIAAGAYVVTVLQTIVSREVAPKDPAVVTVGQFTAGTTFNVIPDQATMKGTVRAFDATVRASMPARMERILRGLGEALRFEYEFVYHWSYPPTVNAREVNDVVRAVGRAELGAEDVVEHDIVMWAEDMSFMQEERPGAYFVVGARGSEGTAYPHHNARFDVDERALDVGYRMMVALGLTG, translated from the coding sequence ATGACGTCCCTGGTCATCCCGCACGACGACCTGGTCGCCGTCCGCCGGCGGCTCCACGCCGCCCCCGAGCTGTCGATGGTCGAGCACGACACGGCGGCCTTCGTCGCCGACGCGCTCCGCGCGCTCGCGCTCGACGAGGTCCGCACCGGGATCGGCGTCACCGGCGTGCTCGGGACGCTGCGGGGCGGGAAACCGGGCCCGGTGACGCTGCTGCGCGCCGACATGGACGCGCTCCCGATCACCGAGCTCAACGAGGTGCCCTATCGCTCCGAGCGGCCCGGCGTCATGCACGCCTGCGGCCACGACGGGCACGTCTCGATCTTGCTGGCCGCCGCGCGAACGCTGGCCGAGCGGCGTGCCGAGGTGCCCGGGACGCTGGTGTTCTGCTTCCAGCCCGGCGAAGAGGGCCACGCGGGCGCCAAGAAGATGATCGCCGACGGCGCGCTCGAGCATCCGCACGTCGACCGTACCTTCGCGCTGCACCTCTACAGCGGGCTGGACGTCGGCAAGATCGGCGTGCGCGACGGCGCGTTCTTCGCCTCGGCCGACGAGTTCGACCTGACGATTCGGGGCAAAGGCGGTCACGGTGCGATGCCGCAGCTGGCGGTCGACCCGATCGCCGCCGGCGCCTACGTGGTGACCGTGCTGCAGACGATCGTCAGCCGCGAGGTCGCGCCCAAAGATCCGGCCGTCGTCACCGTGGGCCAGTTCACCGCGGGCACGACCTTCAACGTCATCCCCGACCAGGCGACGATGAAGGGGACCGTGCGCGCGTTCGACGCCACGGTGCGCGCGTCGATGCCGGCGCGGATGGAGCGCATCCTGCGCGGCTTGGGCGAAGCGCTGCGCTTCGAGTACGAGTTCGTCTACCACTGGTCGTATCCGCCGACCGTTAACGCGCGCGAGGTCAACGACGTCGTGCGCGCCGTCGGGCGCGCGGAGCTGGGCGCGGAGGACGTCGTCGAGCACGACATCGTCATGTGGGCCGAAGACATGTCGTTCATGCAGGAGGAGCGCCCGGGCGCGTACTTCGTCGTCGGCGCGCGCGGCAGCGAGGGGACGGCGTATCCGCACCACAACGCGCGCTTCGACGTCGACGAGCGCGCGCTCGACGTCGGTTACCGGATGATGGTCGCGCTGGGACTCACGGGCTGA
- a CDS encoding cupin domain-containing protein, translated as MRQTDETLATLIAPVDESTFLERYFEREPLHVERNAPGHWRALYAIGDVEDAIAVGARDVDRFALVRTGGPPLPAEQYTIERPAPRARATGRVPQLYLDPRAIATAFASGYSMLIKDASFFSARLQRLCTALQRRLAAFVQSNVYLTPPNAQGFGLHHDTHDTLILQLEGTKIWRIYKPLVELPIESQPFRTENGDPRAVLLREVTLREGDTLYIPRGYPHAAATSEVRSLHLTLALLPVRVVDLLDALVRLAPLQALDLRRSLGPDWLDAPDFVARFRALAVDRFAAACTPAIIGAARDLLANELFGLTRTDAGGIFDQVGALTELDANPTVRLRADVPYHARVEANAFELVLAGKSIGYPLACVAALRRLEAGPASVAELDAAAPGTGRAFARALVLEGLATISP; from the coding sequence GTGCGGCAGACGGACGAGACGCTCGCGACGCTCATCGCCCCCGTCGACGAGTCGACCTTCCTGGAGCGCTACTTCGAGCGCGAACCGCTGCACGTGGAGCGGAACGCCCCCGGACATTGGCGAGCGCTGTACGCGATCGGCGACGTCGAGGACGCGATCGCCGTCGGCGCCCGTGACGTCGACCGCTTCGCGCTGGTGCGCACCGGGGGGCCGCCCTTACCGGCCGAGCAGTACACCATCGAGCGCCCCGCCCCGCGCGCCCGGGCCACCGGCCGCGTGCCGCAGCTCTACCTCGACCCGCGAGCCATCGCGACGGCCTTCGCCTCGGGCTACTCGATGCTGATCAAGGACGCGTCGTTCTTCAGCGCGCGGCTGCAGCGTCTGTGCACCGCCTTGCAGCGCCGGCTGGCGGCCTTCGTGCAGTCCAACGTCTACCTCACCCCGCCGAACGCGCAAGGCTTCGGGCTCCACCACGACACGCACGACACCTTGATCCTGCAGCTCGAGGGGACCAAGATCTGGCGCATCTACAAGCCGCTGGTCGAGCTGCCGATCGAGAGCCAACCGTTCCGCACCGAGAACGGCGACCCGCGCGCGGTCCTGCTGCGCGAGGTGACGCTCCGAGAAGGCGACACGCTCTACATCCCGCGTGGCTACCCGCACGCGGCCGCGACCAGCGAGGTGCGCTCGCTGCACCTGACGTTGGCGCTCTTGCCGGTGCGCGTCGTCGACCTGCTCGACGCGCTGGTGCGGCTCGCGCCGCTCCAAGCGCTCGACCTGCGACGCTCGCTCGGGCCGGACTGGCTGGACGCGCCCGACTTCGTGGCGCGCTTTCGCGCGCTGGCCGTCGACCGCTTCGCGGCGGCCTGCACGCCGGCGATCATCGGCGCCGCGCGCGACCTGCTGGCCAACGAGCTGTTCGGGCTCACCCGCACCGATGCCGGCGGCATCTTCGATCAGGTCGGCGCGCTGACCGAGCTCGACGCGAACCCGACCGTGCGTCTGCGCGCCGACGTGCCGTATCACGCGCGCGTCGAAGCGAACGCTTTCGAGCTGGTGCTGGCCGGGAAGTCGATCGGCTATCCGCTCGCGTGCGTCGCGGCGCTGCGCCGGCTCGAGGCCGGCCCGGCCTCCGTCGCCGAGCTCGACGCGGCGGCGCCGGGCACGGGGCGCGCGTTCGCGCGCGCGCTGGTGCTCGAAGGTCTCGCGACGATCAGCCCGTGA
- the gltB gene encoding glutamate synthase large subunit: MRPVEHDACGVGFLADLSNRATHETVRLALTAVAAMEHRGARAADGRTGDGAGILLETPRTLLQRELSAAHVRVPERHLAAVCVFLPRDEDVAAAMRAKIEHAIRAEQVAPMRWRVPPVDRAVLGAQAAASAPSYEQLLVDMGPGNTRERMRSVRRAVIRTLREAGDVATLVSASPTTVVYKGLLSSSELGSYFADLRDPACTSHFAVFHQRFSTNTSPSWRLVQPFGLIAHNGEIDTITGNRAWLRARGVISPRGASDSLEFDVALDAMLGSGYRIDDGVDLMLSPAIDDDDRLRAYYDAHIPTVEPWDGPAAIVFADGDRVGAALDRSGFRPLRWCMTASGKVLAASEAGVVDFGDDPIVERGRLGPGERIVVRFATSELIRPDAFRATRRASADFRATVRSWRFEPPPPGAPREVDAAALRRDLVRFGYTQDELKGVVAPLASGSEPLWSMGDDAALPFLERRMPVTEYLRQRFAQVTNPPIDALREGFVFDMRAWVGSGATNGDVPAPGSIVTVDTALLDEGAFDALTYDARLVPHRIELDCAHAGLRTRIHEIADEAERAVREGATYLVLDDRSAAVPVPAILAAGAVHQRLTADGLRMQASIAACDGFARDAHACAALIAAGANVVTPWLAARVGVAETGSADGLLDALRTALIKVLAKLGICTLRSYVGAQTFETLGLRDEIVDTCFPGMGAHVQTLGFDELEEDLRAWVALAEDGTEPPQRGLFRYRRDGIHHHFDPPLLKGLRKTIVARDEAAFLKLSDDLEARETISLRDLVEPVALGEKVALDEVESEEAILERFVTAAMSLGALGPEAHEAVAAGAKLAGARSNGGEGGEDPTRTLNTVKQVASARFGVSAEYLATAEELEIKIAQGAKPGEGGQIPGFKVTAEIAQLRGAAPGQQLVSPPPHHDIYSIEDLAQLIYDLRRANAKAKIAVKLVAQAGIGFVASGVAKARADVVHVAGHDGGTGASPLGSIKHAGLPWELGLVETHHTLVANGLRGRVRLRVDGGFKTGRDVILGAMLGADMFGFGTALLVALGCIYAHQCHLNTCPVGIATQDAALRGKFPGTPEDAETFLRFVARDVRRRLAALGARSLGEIRGRSDLVKPRYERAKGIDLDEILRLPETRAPYDSARVDNAHLDDEAIAGGTQRITPADRAVATRLSYDAVVRRQRGEYVGPAVYRYRGSAGQSFGAFLAAPLTLELDGEANDGTGKGMSGGTLIVRGAGTADEPAIGNACFYGARGGEAYVRGTAGERLAVRNSGATVVVEGAGDHACEYMTKGTVAILGPTGRNLASGMTGGELFVLREHAQRLGPTPLVAHDLDDPDRARLRALLVEHAERTGSRRARALLDEGPHGLDAFVRLAVAVPQRAAVAV; the protein is encoded by the coding sequence ATGCGCCCCGTCGAGCACGACGCGTGCGGGGTGGGGTTCCTCGCGGACCTCTCCAATCGCGCCACCCATGAGACCGTCCGCCTCGCTCTGACCGCCGTCGCGGCGATGGAGCACCGTGGCGCGCGCGCCGCCGACGGCCGCACCGGCGACGGCGCCGGGATCCTGCTCGAGACGCCGCGCACGCTGCTCCAGCGCGAACTGTCCGCGGCGCACGTTCGAGTCCCCGAGCGCCACCTGGCCGCGGTGTGCGTGTTCCTCCCGCGCGACGAAGACGTCGCGGCGGCGATGCGGGCCAAGATCGAACACGCGATCCGCGCCGAGCAGGTCGCGCCGATGCGCTGGCGCGTCCCGCCGGTCGACCGCGCCGTGCTGGGCGCGCAGGCCGCCGCCAGCGCGCCGTCCTACGAGCAGCTGCTGGTCGACATGGGTCCTGGCAACACCCGCGAGCGGATGCGCTCGGTGCGCCGCGCGGTCATCCGCACGCTGCGCGAGGCGGGCGACGTCGCGACCCTGGTCAGCGCCTCGCCGACGACCGTCGTCTACAAGGGGTTGCTCTCGTCGAGCGAGCTGGGCAGCTACTTCGCCGACCTGCGCGATCCGGCGTGCACCTCGCACTTCGCCGTCTTCCACCAGCGTTTCAGTACCAATACCTCGCCCAGTTGGCGGCTGGTGCAGCCGTTCGGCCTGATCGCGCACAACGGCGAGATCGACACCATCACCGGCAACCGCGCCTGGCTGCGCGCGCGCGGCGTCATCTCGCCGCGCGGTGCCAGCGACTCGCTGGAGTTCGACGTCGCGCTCGACGCGATGCTCGGCAGCGGCTACCGCATCGACGACGGCGTCGACCTGATGCTCTCGCCTGCGATCGACGACGACGACCGCTTGCGCGCCTACTACGATGCCCACATCCCGACGGTCGAACCATGGGACGGTCCGGCGGCGATCGTCTTCGCCGACGGCGACCGCGTGGGCGCCGCGCTCGACCGCAGCGGTTTCCGTCCGCTGCGCTGGTGCATGACGGCGTCCGGCAAGGTATTGGCCGCCTCGGAAGCCGGCGTGGTCGATTTCGGCGACGACCCGATCGTCGAGCGCGGCCGGCTCGGCCCCGGCGAGCGCATCGTCGTGCGCTTCGCGACCAGCGAGCTGATCCGCCCCGACGCCTTCCGCGCCACCCGGCGCGCCAGCGCCGACTTCCGCGCCACCGTGCGCTCGTGGCGTTTCGAGCCCCCGCCGCCGGGCGCGCCGCGCGAGGTCGACGCGGCCGCGTTGCGCCGCGATCTGGTGCGCTTCGGCTACACGCAGGACGAGCTCAAGGGCGTCGTCGCGCCGCTGGCCTCCGGCAGCGAGCCGCTGTGGTCGATGGGCGACGACGCGGCGCTGCCGTTCCTCGAGCGCCGCATGCCGGTCACCGAGTACCTGCGCCAACGGTTCGCCCAGGTCACCAATCCGCCGATCGACGCGCTGCGCGAAGGGTTCGTGTTCGACATGCGCGCGTGGGTCGGCAGCGGCGCGACCAACGGCGACGTGCCGGCCCCGGGCAGCATCGTCACCGTCGACACCGCGCTGCTCGACGAAGGCGCGTTCGACGCGCTGACCTACGACGCGCGGCTGGTGCCGCACCGTATCGAGCTCGATTGCGCGCATGCGGGCCTGCGCACGCGCATCCACGAGATCGCCGACGAGGCGGAACGCGCGGTCCGCGAAGGCGCGACGTATTTGGTGCTCGACGATCGCAGCGCGGCGGTGCCGGTCCCGGCGATCCTGGCGGCCGGTGCGGTGCACCAGCGGCTGACGGCCGACGGGCTGCGCATGCAGGCCTCGATCGCGGCCTGTGACGGCTTCGCCCGCGACGCGCACGCGTGCGCGGCCCTGATCGCGGCCGGCGCCAACGTCGTCACGCCGTGGTTGGCGGCGCGTGTGGGCGTCGCCGAGACGGGCTCGGCCGACGGGCTGCTCGACGCGCTGCGCACCGCGCTGATCAAAGTATTGGCCAAGCTGGGCATCTGCACGCTGCGCTCGTACGTCGGCGCCCAGACGTTCGAGACGCTCGGCCTGCGCGACGAGATCGTCGACACCTGCTTCCCGGGGATGGGCGCGCACGTGCAGACGCTCGGCTTCGACGAGCTGGAAGAGGATCTGCGCGCGTGGGTGGCGCTGGCCGAGGACGGCACCGAGCCGCCGCAGCGCGGACTGTTCCGCTACCGCCGCGACGGCATCCACCATCACTTCGATCCGCCGCTGCTCAAGGGTCTGCGCAAGACGATCGTCGCGCGCGACGAGGCGGCGTTCCTCAAGCTCTCCGACGACTTGGAAGCGCGCGAGACGATTTCGCTGCGCGATCTGGTCGAGCCGGTCGCGCTCGGGGAGAAGGTCGCGCTCGACGAGGTCGAGTCCGAGGAAGCGATCCTGGAGCGCTTCGTCACCGCGGCGATGTCGCTGGGCGCGCTCGGCCCCGAGGCGCACGAAGCCGTCGCCGCCGGTGCGAAGCTGGCCGGCGCGCGCAGCAACGGCGGCGAGGGCGGCGAGGATCCCACCCGCACGCTCAACACGGTCAAGCAGGTCGCTTCGGCGCGCTTCGGCGTCTCGGCCGAGTACCTGGCGACGGCGGAAGAGCTGGAGATCAAGATCGCCCAGGGCGCCAAGCCCGGCGAAGGCGGACAGATCCCCGGCTTCAAGGTGACCGCCGAGATCGCGCAGCTGCGCGGCGCCGCGCCGGGCCAGCAGCTCGTCTCGCCGCCGCCGCATCACGACATCTACTCGATCGAGGACCTCGCCCAGCTGATCTACGACCTGCGCCGCGCCAACGCCAAGGCGAAGATCGCCGTCAAGCTGGTCGCGCAGGCGGGGATCGGCTTCGTCGCGAGCGGCGTCGCGAAGGCGCGCGCCGACGTCGTGCACGTCGCCGGTCACGACGGCGGCACCGGCGCGTCACCGTTGGGCTCGATCAAGCACGCCGGGCTGCCGTGGGAGCTGGGTCTGGTCGAGACGCACCATACATTGGTGGCCAACGGCTTGCGCGGCCGCGTGCGGCTGCGCGTCGACGGCGGCTTCAAGACGGGGCGCGACGTCATTCTCGGCGCGATGCTCGGCGCCGACATGTTCGGCTTCGGCACCGCGCTGCTGGTCGCGCTGGGCTGCATCTACGCGCACCAATGCCATCTCAACACCTGCCCGGTCGGGATCGCGACGCAGGACGCCGCGCTGCGCGGCAAGTTCCCCGGCACGCCCGAAGACGCCGAGACGTTCCTGCGCTTCGTCGCGCGCGACGTGCGCCGGCGCCTGGCCGCTCTGGGCGCCCGCTCGCTCGGCGAGATCCGCGGCCGCAGCGACTTGGTCAAGCCGCGCTACGAACGCGCGAAGGGCATCGACCTCGACGAGATCCTGCGTCTGCCGGAGACGCGTGCGCCGTACGACTCGGCGCGCGTCGACAACGCGCACCTCGACGACGAGGCGATCGCCGGCGGAACCCAGCGCATCACGCCGGCCGACCGTGCCGTTGCGACGCGGCTCTCGTACGACGCGGTGGTCCGCCGCCAGCGCGGCGAGTACGTCGGCCCGGCGGTCTACCGCTACCGCGGCAGCGCGGGGCAGAGCTTCGGCGCGTTCTTGGCCGCTCCGCTGACGCTCGAGCTCGACGGCGAAGCCAACGACGGCACCGGCAAGGGGATGAGCGGCGGCACGTTGATCGTGCGCGGCGCCGGCACGGCCGACGAGCCGGCGATCGGGAACGCGTGCTTCTACGGCGCGCGCGGCGGCGAAGCGTACGTCCGCGGCACCGCCGGCGAACGGCTGGCGGTGCGCAACAGCGGCGCCACGGTGGTCGTCGAAGGCGCCGGCGACCACGCCTGCGAGTACATGACCAAGGGCACCGTCGCGATCCTCGGTCCGACCGGTCGCAACTTGGCCAGCGGGATGACCGGCGGCGAGCTGTTCGTCTTGCGCGAGCACGCGCAGCGGCTGGGGCCCACGCCGCTGGTCGCGCACGACCTCGACGATCCCGACCGCGCGCGGTTGCGCGCGCTGTTGGTCGAGCACGCGGAGCGGACCGGCTCGCGCCGCGCACGCGCGCTGCTCGACGAAGGGCCGCACGGCTTGGATGCGTTCGTGCGGCTGGCGGTCGCGGTCCCGCAGCGCGCCGCCGTCGCCGTTTAA
- a CDS encoding FAD-dependent oxidoreductase produces MARKYVIVGNGFAGTTCAEQLRKADPTCSIVLFGDEPYCLYNRIALPPLLRKQVTEQKVIMRDLAWHEKLGIELHLNTRVEAIDVAGRAVTAGGVSYPYDALLLATGGRPNPTEAPGAAGAGNVYNFQYLDDTKAISEALETAKVGVAVGGSFIAYELAEAFVSRGVETHWLIRGPRFLRRMLDEAAGELLHEAARADGVHLHFGEEIRSLVRDNGAVSKVVTTSGEEIATDLVGIGLGLTINLELAAGTPIRTKTGFVTNEYLETDVPGIYAAGDCAEFYDPIAELHYRMGTWNSAGAHGKLAAHNMQGGERKAFDTVPEYSSLVFSGQTITQFGLSPEYHSGIETVTHVDRDKLWYRALYFLEGRFVGATLIGKGNRAGKRRYVEAIKTKQRFEHAERRALLEWTAD; encoded by the coding sequence GTGGCTAGGAAGTACGTAATCGTCGGGAACGGGTTCGCGGGGACGACCTGCGCGGAGCAGCTGCGCAAGGCCGATCCGACCTGCTCCATCGTTCTCTTCGGCGACGAGCCGTACTGTCTCTACAACCGGATCGCGCTGCCGCCGCTCCTGCGCAAGCAGGTGACGGAGCAGAAGGTCATCATGCGCGACCTCGCTTGGCACGAGAAGCTGGGCATCGAGCTGCACTTGAACACGCGGGTCGAGGCGATCGACGTCGCGGGCCGGGCGGTCACGGCCGGCGGCGTCAGCTATCCGTACGATGCGCTGCTGCTGGCCACGGGCGGGCGCCCGAACCCGACCGAGGCGCCGGGTGCCGCCGGCGCGGGCAACGTCTACAACTTCCAATACCTCGACGACACCAAGGCGATCTCCGAGGCGCTCGAGACCGCCAAGGTCGGCGTCGCGGTGGGCGGCTCGTTCATCGCCTACGAGCTTGCCGAGGCGTTCGTCTCGCGCGGCGTCGAGACGCACTGGCTGATCCGCGGCCCGCGTTTCCTGCGCCGCATGCTCGACGAGGCCGCCGGCGAGCTGCTGCACGAGGCGGCGCGCGCCGACGGCGTCCACCTGCACTTCGGCGAGGAGATCCGCTCGCTGGTGCGCGACAACGGCGCGGTCAGCAAAGTCGTCACCACCAGCGGAGAGGAGATCGCGACCGATCTGGTCGGCATCGGTCTGGGTCTGACGATCAACCTCGAGCTGGCCGCCGGCACCCCGATCCGCACCAAGACCGGCTTCGTCACCAACGAGTATCTCGAGACCGACGTGCCGGGCATCTACGCCGCCGGCGACTGCGCCGAGTTCTACGATCCGATCGCCGAGCTGCACTATCGCATGGGCACCTGGAACAGCGCCGGCGCGCACGGCAAGCTCGCCGCACACAACATGCAGGGCGGCGAGCGCAAAGCCTTCGACACCGTCCCGGAGTACAGCTCGCTGGTGTTCAGCGGTCAGACGATCACGCAGTTCGGCCTCTCGCCCGAGTACCACAGCGGGATCGAGACGGTGACCCACGTCGACCGCGACAAGCTGTGGTACCGCGCGCTCTACTTCCTCGAGGGCCGCTTCGTCGGCGCCACGCTGATCGGCAAAGGCAACCGCGCCGGCAAGCGCCGTTACGTCGAAGCGATCAAGACGAAGCAGCGCTTCGAGCACGCCGAACGCCGCGCGCTCCTGGAGTGGACGGCCGACTAG
- a CDS encoding HAD family acid phosphatase, with translation MRGFARGLAALVLIAASSTAARAQATIPVPPSCPVSTCVAPLASSQLENLGRLKAEIKTYYTNGAYAAETATIEHDAAGYLRRRVAAHVTHPAIVLDIDDTALSTFGYEAEHDFGYDAASWNAAARRGFPAIPATLALTRAAHRAGVTVFFITGRRTPQKSLTAANLRADGYAFTALYMRPVADHDKSVVPFKSGTRAAIERAGYHILETVGDQWSDLKGGHAERAYKLPNPMYYLP, from the coding sequence GTGCGGGGTTTCGCGCGCGGGCTTGCCGCGCTCGTCCTGATCGCGGCGTCGTCGACCGCGGCCCGCGCCCAAGCGACGATTCCGGTTCCACCGTCGTGCCCGGTTTCGACATGCGTCGCGCCGCTCGCATCCTCGCAGCTCGAGAACCTCGGCCGGCTGAAGGCCGAGATCAAGACCTACTACACGAACGGTGCCTACGCCGCCGAGACGGCGACGATCGAACACGACGCCGCGGGTTACCTGCGACGCCGCGTCGCCGCGCACGTCACCCACCCGGCGATCGTGCTGGACATCGACGACACCGCGCTGTCCACCTTCGGTTACGAGGCCGAACACGACTTCGGGTACGACGCCGCCTCCTGGAACGCGGCGGCTCGTCGCGGGTTCCCGGCGATCCCCGCCACGCTCGCGCTCACGCGCGCCGCGCACCGCGCGGGCGTCACGGTCTTCTTCATCACCGGCCGGCGAACGCCGCAGAAGTCGTTGACGGCGGCGAACCTACGGGCGGATGGCTACGCGTTCACCGCGCTCTACATGCGTCCCGTTGCCGATCACGACAAATCCGTCGTCCCGTTCAAGAGCGGAACGCGCGCCGCGATCGAACGCGCCGGATACCATATTCTCGAGACGGTCGGCGACCAGTGGAGCGACTTGAAAGGTGGCCACGCGGAGCGCGCCTACAAGCTGCCCAACCCGATGTACTACTTACCGTGA